The genomic interval ATACCGCACACACCAGAAGCGAACAGAGCGTGCCGAGCAGGGGGAAGTCGCTATCAATGGAGCAGCTTCTCGGGGTTCCCGGGGTTGTGGCAGTGCCGCAATTTGGCGCGCAATTTCAATGAGCATAGAAATTGGAGACGATCCCGTGGCCTTATCGCCCTGGGCCAGAGGGGACGGAGGGGGCTGGAGATGCTGCCAGTGGCGGCCCCCCGAAAGTGACTGGTCATCGAGGTGGTTTGGTCACGTCTGGTGAGCTCACAAATCGCGGAGCAGCTCAAATGGTGTTGCTATAAAAGCAATTTGGACACACGCTCTGGTTAATTAGTTTTCGAAACAGTCCGTTCCTCGCACCACCACCAAAAAAAATGTCCGCCACCCTACGCCTTCTCTGCCTGATGGCCTGCTGCGTCGCCCTGGCTGTGGCCAATCGCCCCCACTACGGCGGATCCGGATACGGAGCCAGCTACGGCGATGTGGTTAAGGCCGCTGAGACCGCCGAGGCTCAGGCTTCCGCCCTGACTAACGCCGCCGGAGCAGCTGCCTCCGCCGCCAAGCTGGACGGTGCTGACTGGTATGCCCTCAACCGTTACGGATGGGAGCAGGGTCGCCCACTTCTGGCCAAGCCCTACGGTCCTCTGGACCAGCTATACGCTGCTGCTCTGCCACCACGCTCCTTCGTGGCTGAGGTCGATCCAGGTGGGTTCCTAACTAGGCTACAACATGGATTTCATAACTGGATTATAATGTTTATCCTATGACTATGGATTGACTCCATAGCACCGCTTTGCCACACATACTTACTTTCTTTTGTATCTTCTCTACCTTTCAGTCTTCAAGAAGAGCCAATACGGCGGATCTTACGGCCAGACGGCGTATCTGAAGACCGATTCCAAACTGGCTGCTGTGGCCATCTAAGAGCTTGGATTGTATAGCTCCAAAAGTGTTAATAAATAGTGATAGCTTAAAGCAATATAAATCAATGGAAATTCATTTATTGGGCTGGGAAACCAAACTTGAGCGAATCATTATATGGTTGCGAATCGGAAACTTAGTTCATGTTAAGCGatttaaaagaaaagaatGTTTGTTTAGAAGAAAACTTCAATAGATTAAGTTCACTAAGGTTCGCAGCTACACCATTCAGAAATCTTGAAGACCCCCCCATTAGTAAAACCGAATTTCACTTACAATTtcttattgttattattatgaatagaatttcgtttttattgcaagatacaaagtaaaaaatgtgaaaattgcTCAGTTTTGTTGATGCTGATTTAATGTAAAATTCAAATTCGTTACGAGCACACAGAAATTTACCTACTAAACATTAAGTGAACTAAAAACAAATAGTAGAAGCGGTTGTAACTCGGTTAACTCGATGCTGCGGTGGCGTGCTTAGTGGGATTTCGGTGACGATtatcatttccatttcaagtTATTAAGTTTTAGTGCTTTTCGTTCAAATGGGCGCCATTTCCATCAAACGTTATTGTTCAGCCAACTCGGTTGATCTCTCTCATCTCTCTACGTACAAGTATTATATATCGTATGTGGTATATATCATATCTCTAACGCTAGCAAAACTCTGCCAAGTTTTCgttggtttgtttttattttgtttttaggttttcaggttcattattttaattaaattacatgAACTTCAaaatagtattattattatatagaTAGGATGTGTAGTGTTATGTATTTATAGTGTGTAGCCTATACGAGCCCCCGCCGAAGTCCACTGGGTTCTTGATCGCTGCCGCGGCGTTTGGGGGTTgacaaaaaaatttaaattataaaaactTTCTCACGCAATTCTCGTTCTCGTCCTGCACTCTGAACTCTGCCCTCCGCCAGATGGTCTTCTTCATGGGTTCGGATTGGTTGTGTTCGGTTCTTCGGTTAGCGTTTGATAATGAAATGATCTCGGTGCGGAGCGCGGGGCTCTATTCGGTGATCGTCCTTGTGGTCTCCTGGATGTACACCTGGGATCCGGGCACCGTCGAGGTGGTGACGAATGTGCGGTGCTTGGCGCGGATGATGTTCAGGCTGGACTCGGCGGTGTCGGCACGATCCTCGGCAGCCTCCAGCTCGCGCTGGAAGCGGCGCACACGGGTGGTGGTCTGTTGGGAGACACCCTCCTGCTCGGACAGCTGGCGGCGGTAGATGTtgatcttggcagtggacTTGTCCAGCGCATCCTGCAGCAGGATGAGGTTCTTCTGGTCCTCCTCGCACTGCACCAGCACCTCCTTGACGGTGCGCTCCTTCTTGCGCAGAATCTTGATGGTCTCGGCGTGGCGGCgcttctcctcctccagctccagctccagatCGCGGATGCGGGCTTCCAGCTTGCTGATGATGCGCTTGCTGCCGGCGACGGCGTTCAGCTCGACCTCCTCCAAGCGGATGGACAAGTTCTGGGGGAGAGAGCAAAGTTCGTGGACTCATATAGTACCAGATACTTAGTACATTTTATCCCAAAACCCAAACACCCACCTTGACTTCGACTTCCAAGGACTTCTTGATGGTCTCCAGCTTAACGATGCGCTCCTGCTCCTCATGTACCTGCTCGACGACGTGCTTGAGCTCCACCTGGACCTTCTGGTAGCGCTCGTCGCTGATGCGCAGCTCCTTGGACACCTCCTCGTAGTCGGAGGCGACCACGGTgagctcctgctccagcttGGACTTGATGGAGACGAGGCTGACATTGGCGGTGGTCAGTTCGTTGATGCGGGAGGCAGCCTCCTCGTACTGCAGCTCCACGGTGCGCTTGGCACGGTTGGCGCTGTCCAGGTGCGAGCGCACCTCCTCCAGCTCGCCATTCAGACCGGCCAGACGGCGCTGGGCAACGGCATACTGGTCCAAGGTGGCCTGCAACTGGCGCTGGACATCCTCGTAGTGGGCCTGCAGTTCGGTCAGCTGCAGCGACTGCTTCTTGATCACCTTCTGCAGATCGATGTTGGTCTTGTTGGCCACATCCAGCGACATCTCCAGCTCGGTGATCTGGATCTGCAGCTTCTTCTTGATGCGGGTCACCTCGGTCTTCAGCCGGGTCTCCGCCTCGATGACGCGGGCATTGAGCTGCTCGATCTCGATCGAGGTCTGCTTGCTACGGATCGAATGCATTCATTAGAACTTTGACACATTTTTACACCATTTATCAATTGAATTGATTACCGAGAAGTAGCCCCAGTTTACCACACAATGACCCTCCGTCGATTCGCTTTGCTGGCTCTATTTTTGGCCCCAATGCCTGACCCacaattttacatttttcgcACCACTCAGCAGTTGGGCGCACTCAACCACCAAGCACTCAACCACTCAACTCAGGTGCTCTGGCATTGTCAGAAATGTTTCATTGTTTCGCTGGCCGCTGCATTCGCGAATTTCGGTGTATTTTTACGCATGATAAAGACATCGAACTTGTCACAAATAGTTGGGGCTTACATGCCAAGCTATTTGCCGACTAGTTCCTTCTCCCCCTAAAatgcatttgttttttgtttttggggtAAGTGCATCATGCGTCTATTCTTGGGCGAAGGTGCAGCGATGCCAACTAAATTTGAGTAATGTTTGCGCTTCTGATACTCTACCTGATTCACTTTCTAATTTAATTCAAAGATGTGTACCTGTTGCAATTAGTGATAAGTGAACATGACTACTGAATTCTATTTTAGTGGCGATAGGTCATTTTACAATGTGGTAAAGTAGAAAGTATTGAAAACATAGCTAATGGATTTCCAGTTTCTaacaatttttgattttggaGGAGTATCTTTATGATGCTTAATTTGCAGAATCATTTCCTCTTTCCTGGTTATATAACAATATTATTATCCCTCATCAGTCAGTATTTCCTAATTCCTATGATTATTCTTGTTTAGTCGAATACTATGCTTTCTTAGAAGAGCCCCTGTGTTGGTTACTTAATCTGAAAatcatgtgtgtgtgcccatTGCTGTCGTTTTGCCAAGGTATTTGGCTTTCTAGTGTCTTAGGTAGAAAGCTTAAGCATTCCCatttagattttaatttttccccGCCATTGTTTTCAATGTTTAcgcaaaaatatttgctggGTCTAATGttgttctgtttttttttttccgcCACCTCTTGTTTTTGCTGTCATGCGCATCAGTTTTCTTTtcagttgaaaataaaataaatctcGATTTGAAGGACAAACCCAAAGAAATAGTTGGTCGGACCATCTACGCGCAAATCGGACTGACAACCTCGAAATTTCTGAGGTGCGGGTGCGAAATATGATAGGACTGGGCTAAAAACTGGTTATTTCAGGGGAAAGTGATGAATAGATTTGCATTTGGATTAACTTGGCATTAAGGGACTATAGTAACTTGACATATTCTGCAGATAGGAGTGTTGATTATATACTCAATTAAAACAAAGACTAGAAGGTTTGTTTAGATGCCCAACACATGAAGCATAGAAACACCCACAAAGTTTCTAATTAATGACCAAATTGCTGGCGATTTTCTGCAATTAGCCGTGGTCAAATATGCCTCGCATAATTCtgtataaataattttcaGAAGACTGCACAACAGACACAATGCTAGAGGAACAAAACAAGAACGCGATTCGCAAAAACTCTTGaaacaaaaatacattttgtgcCAGACGAGGAACGACAAACAGACAAATAGAGATGCCAAATTGCCGGGTCGGGGGAGGAGGTTCTAGGATGCTCAGACAAAAAATTGAGCTGCAATTCAAAAATGTTCGCATTTATTCAAATTGCCCGGATGGGAAGTACACAGCGAAACTCAGTTCGATCCACTTGATATTAACACATTTTTGTGGCTTTCTAAAGATGGATCTTTTAATATCTCGAGATAAATATATTGAACCACTCCATgtcatttaatatttgtaaagaACTGTTTCGTATATGGAAAAGTAAGCAAAATGGAGGCCTCTAAAAATcatatatttgatttttaaaatgttttctcCCCTCTTCGATGTGTGCAGTAACACAAATATATCCTTTGGTATACATTTGAGATACATTTCGGATCGTCAAAAATGATTGAGTACCTTATGCTTGAAATCTAAGATATCGAATGAAGCTATGAGCGAAGGGAGGGTCTGGAATTGGGCAGGGAATTGGGATTAGGGACATCGACCTCGACCTAGTGCTTCCAATACACATAGCTATAGTCCTTGAGCTTGGGATGGGTGCGCAGGACCTTGCGACAGATCCAGCACTTATCCTCAATACCACACCTGCTGTCCGCGTAGAACTCCACAGTGCGCTGATTCAGGGTCGACAGTTGGCGCTTCACATTGTGGAGCGACGAGGAGACGCGATGGTCCAGCTTGTCCACCAGCCGGTCGTCCATGAGCTCGATGTGGAGCGCATGGGCGCGATACTGGCCATCGAGGGGGGAGGAGGAACGCGAACGGGCACGCGAAACTGCCCGACTCGAGCGCACTAAAGTTTGGGCGATGtagtcctcctcctccttcttggCCGTCTTGATGTTCTTCTCCGATTCGGAGAGCAGCGCCTGGGCGATGGCACTGGCGGATTTGCCGCGAATCGAGCGCTTGAAATCGTCGGACATCTTGTCGAGTTCGTTATCCAATTCAATCTTACGGATGCGCTGCAATATCTTCAGGGTGTCGCGTTTGATCAGATCCTCGAGCTCCTCctgacggcggcggcggcgctGGCGCGATCTTTCGACAACTGTGTCCGGTTCAATGTGCTTGGTCACTCGCGATGCGTCGACCAACTTTTGTACACTGAACGGCGAGCGTTTCTGGGCCCGAAAGTTAAGCAATATCTCGTCGGCACGAGCGGCGCAGGTGCGCGACAATCGGACGATCTCGTCGGCGTTATATTGTCGCACCGCATTCGAGGGACGGTACTGCTTCAGGCCCCTTTCGCTAACCCACGGCAGGTGCGGCTTCTTGACCTCCAGACCCTTGGCCTTGGCGTCCAGATAGTCCAGCATGGGCTGGTAGAAGTTCATGGTGTACCCATAGTTATCCTCATacgtcgtcgtcgtcggaCGGAAGCGGGAAGGTCTTTGTTTAAGGGCTAGGGCCATGGTTTAGGAAGGGGAGTTTTGGTTGGGTCGGATTTATCAAGGGGGTTGCGATGGTCTAATGGTCTAATGGCCTATTGGGTTTTCTTAAGAGTACTCTAATTAAAGCTACAATTGTCGCCGCCTCTGTGTGTCGCCTTGTCGCCTCTGTAGCTTCGGGTCTCTTGGGTTCTCCTCGGTTGGCAGCGGtggcagttgctgctgctttgcaaataaattttcaaatttgtcGAAATCTATAAAAAGATTGCATTTCGTTTCTTTCAGCTGTTGGCATCGGGCTAGGTATGAGTATAATGACGACAATAaaatcatcatcaccatcatcattatcatcatcatttGTTGGCAGTCAATGTGCGGCTATGATTGATTCATTTTGGCAAAGTGCTCATAGACAATGTCATAATAGCAAGGCATTTTATGCAATAGCCATGGAAGACTCAAAGGAACTAGGGAATGTGTCCAAAAGTGCATATATTGTATTTATCTTTGTAAAGTTATTTGAACATTCCAAATCAATAGTTTTCGATTTGTACAAGTTCAGATAGAACACTTCTATCGATTTCACAATAGCATTTAATTACCGGAAACGTGTgtaaaaatttaacaaaatcaAGGACATCTATTAAGATCAATCATAATGCACACTTAACTTATCTGTTCACTTCAATCACAGAACAACACTGACCACCAACTCGATTGATGATTGATCCAAAAACCTACCACTTGCTGGAGAGCCACTCTTCAACTCGAAAGTTTTCTCAATGGGTTCTTTCGATTTTCAACTATGAACCCACTTCGATTGTGTAATCACAGCAACTGCGCAATTTTCTGCGGAAAATTAGATACGGATTTTAAGAAAATCGGTGTGGTTTTGAAAACCAGATGGATATAACCCACTTCTTGAGCTGAGCCTGTGAACCTTCAGTGGGATCAGGATCTTTTGCCTGGCTTCCTAAATAGAAAACTAATGCCGTTGCTTTTTGTGCGACTAAAGAACTCGAACTGATTGCTAATTGCTAAATGGGTCAGTTCACTATCAATTGTGTTGGCAATTGCGAAAGCGATTGCAAATCAATCGAATAATTTCCCCCCTGGGGCCTTGAGGggtgtttattttttttggggctTCCGCTTTGGCAGGGGAAGCGACAAC from Drosophila mauritiana strain mau12 chromosome 3L, ASM438214v1, whole genome shotgun sequence carries:
- the LOC117140277 gene encoding chorion protein S16 — protein: MSATLRLLCLMACCVALAVANRPHYGGSGYGASYGDVVKAAETAEAQASALTNAAGAAASAAKLDGADWYALNRYGWEQGRPLLAKPYGPLDQLYAAALPPRSFVAEVDPVFKKSQYGGSYGQTAYLKTDSKLAAVAI
- the LOC117140276 gene encoding paramyosin, short form isoform X2, encoding MALALKQRPSRFRPTTTTYEDNYGYTMNFYQPMLDYLDAKAKGLEVKKPHLPWVSERGLKQYRPSNAVRQYNADEIVRLSRTCAARADEILLNFRAQKRSPFSVQKLVDASRVTKHIEPDTVVERSRQRRRRRQEELEDLIKRDTLKILQRIRKIELDNELDKMSDDFKRSIRGKSASAIAQALLSESEKNIKTAKKEEEDYIAQTLVRSSRAVSRARSRSSSPLDGQYRAHALHIELMDDRLVDKLDHRVSSSLHNVKRQLSTLNQRTVEFYADSSKQTSIEIEQLNARVIEAETRLKTEVTRIKKKLQIQITELEMSLDVANKTNIDLQKVIKKQSLQLTELQAHYEDVQRQLQATLDQYAVAQRRLAGLNGELEEVRSHLDSANRAKRTVELQYEEAASRINELTTANVSLVSIKSKLEQELTVVASDYEEVSKELRISDERYQKVQVELKHVVEQVHEEQERIVKLETIKKSLEVEVKNLSIRLEEVELNAVAGSKRIISKLEARIRDLELELEEEKRRHAETIKILRKKERTVKEVLVQCEEDQKNLILLQDALDKSTAKINIYRRQLSEQEGVSQQTTTRVRRFQRELEAAEDRADTAESSLNIIRAKHRTFVTTSTVPGSQVYIQETTRTITE